A genomic window from Actinomycetaceae bacterium MB13-C1-2 includes:
- a CDS encoding IS1634 family transposase yields MWDREKHPAHWQAIWHYSASRARRDERNLNKQETRAREIATGQRAAKKARFLATQGGHYVVNESSLQRARDLAGLKGYVTNIPASLMPAREVVASYHDLWHVEQSFRMPKSDLAARPIFHHTREAIEAHLTIVFAALAIARDLQTRSGWSLKRIITTLRPLKTVTVTIAGHNIDAHPALNDDVQKLLNTLRH; encoded by the coding sequence GTGTGGGACCGCGAGAAGCACCCAGCGCATTGGCAGGCCATCTGGCACTACTCAGCGTCCCGCGCCCGGCGTGACGAGCGGAACCTGAATAAGCAAGAAACTCGCGCACGTGAAATCGCCACCGGCCAGCGCGCCGCGAAGAAAGCCCGCTTCCTGGCCACGCAAGGCGGGCACTATGTCGTTAACGAGTCCTCGCTTCAGCGGGCCCGGGATCTCGCTGGTCTCAAGGGATACGTCACCAACATCCCCGCCAGTCTCATGCCAGCGCGAGAGGTCGTGGCCAGTTACCACGACCTCTGGCACGTCGAGCAGTCTTTCCGCATGCCCAAAAGCGATCTCGCCGCCAGGCCGATCTTCCACCACACCCGCGAAGCCATCGAAGCGCACCTGACTATCGTCTTCGCCGCACTCGCAATCGCCCGCGATCTCCAGACGCGTTCAGGCTGGAGCCTGAAACGGATCATCACCACGCTACGACCGTTGAAAACCGTCACCGTCACCATCGCCGGCCACAACATCGACGCCCACCCCGCACTCAACGATGACGTTCAAAAACTACTCAACACGCTGAGGCACTAA
- a CDS encoding family 1 glycosylhydrolase produces MDPRLSAAITESHLPTPRNIPEDFLLGAAAAAYQIEGAANEDGRGPSIWDKFSRVDGAVVNGETGDVACDHYHLYREDVAMMRDLGLDAYRFSVSWARVCPDGKTLNPKGLDFYKRLVDELQGAGILPWLTLYHWDLPLALEEKGGWPARDTAEYFRDYAMLVHEGLGDRVGVWTTLNEPWCASFLSYTGGEHAPGHHSLAEGMLASHHLLLGHGLAIQELRSANPDLNLGLTLNFTVAQPLDPSSPEDQRAARLVDGQFNRWFLDPIFKGSYPRDIVDEFTDVDPEAGAAFASAVKPGDLEIIGAPINTLGINYYQSDLLSASATPPLEITERLGIAELAPAPSGGAPTTRQNTNPMPASRGFVGPDSLLPRTFQNWDIDPLMFKDLLLRLDRDYTRQAGVKMYVTENGAAYDDRVEQTENGPVVHDPDRTAYIKLHLAAVLDAKDEGADVGGYLYWSLMDNYEWAWGYNRRFGIVYVDYQTQERIIKDSGKAYSQIISERTIDVGPDAGLLVRRGSLVEGRTESLWNGVTD; encoded by the coding sequence ATGGATCCAAGACTGAGCGCCGCCATCACAGAATCCCACCTCCCCACTCCCCGCAACATCCCCGAAGACTTCTTACTAGGTGCCGCAGCAGCCGCCTACCAAATTGAGGGGGCGGCGAACGAGGACGGACGAGGACCCTCCATCTGGGACAAGTTCTCCCGCGTTGACGGAGCTGTTGTAAACGGTGAGACCGGCGACGTTGCCTGCGACCACTATCACCTCTACCGCGAAGATGTGGCGATGATGAGGGACCTGGGCCTGGACGCCTATCGCTTTTCGGTGTCGTGGGCCAGAGTGTGCCCAGACGGAAAAACCCTCAACCCCAAAGGGCTCGACTTCTACAAGCGCCTGGTCGATGAACTGCAAGGCGCAGGCATTTTGCCCTGGCTGACGCTGTATCACTGGGACCTTCCTCTCGCTCTCGAAGAAAAGGGCGGCTGGCCCGCGCGCGACACCGCCGAATACTTCCGTGACTACGCAATGTTGGTGCACGAGGGACTCGGTGACCGGGTCGGTGTCTGGACCACTTTGAACGAACCCTGGTGTGCCTCGTTTCTCAGCTACACCGGGGGTGAGCATGCGCCGGGCCACCACTCACTGGCCGAAGGGATGCTTGCCAGCCACCACCTACTTTTAGGCCACGGACTTGCGATCCAGGAACTGCGATCTGCGAACCCGGACCTCAACCTGGGTCTGACACTGAACTTCACAGTGGCACAGCCCCTCGACCCGTCTAGCCCCGAGGACCAGCGTGCGGCTCGTCTGGTTGACGGCCAGTTCAACCGCTGGTTCCTCGACCCGATCTTCAAAGGTTCGTATCCGCGGGACATAGTTGATGAGTTCACCGATGTCGACCCCGAGGCAGGAGCCGCCTTCGCTAGCGCCGTCAAGCCTGGCGACCTTGAGATAATCGGAGCCCCGATCAACACCCTGGGCATCAACTACTACCAGTCAGACCTGTTGTCCGCCTCCGCGACGCCCCCACTGGAAATAACGGAGCGTCTAGGTATCGCCGAGCTGGCCCCCGCTCCCAGTGGCGGCGCTCCAACAACCCGACAGAACACCAATCCGATGCCAGCCTCGCGTGGGTTCGTGGGACCAGACTCCCTCCTCCCTCGTACTTTCCAGAACTGGGATATTGACCCGCTAATGTTCAAGGACCTGCTACTTCGTCTGGACCGGGACTATACGCGCCAGGCCGGTGTGAAGATGTACGTCACCGAGAACGGAGCCGCCTACGACGACCGGGTCGAGCAGACAGAAAACGGTCCAGTAGTCCACGATCCCGATCGCACCGCGTACATTAAGTTGCACCTTGCCGCGGTCCTGGACGCAAAGGACGAGGGCGCCGACGTAGGCGGCTATCTCTACTGGTCACTAATGGATAACTACGAATGGGCATGGGGGTACAACCGCCGATTTGGGATCGTCTATGTTGACTACCAGACTCAGGAACGAATCATCAAAGACTCGGGGAAGGCATACTCGCAGATAATCTCGGAGCGGACAATCGATGTCGGCCCCGACGCCGGTCTGTTGGTCCGTCGCGGTTCCCTTGTCGAAGGGCGGACCGAGTCCCTGTGGAACGGCGTCACTGACTAG
- a CDS encoding PGPGW domain-containing protein — protein sequence MSDETERPKQSAYVHPDASEAAGLNEGPAAPKTPGLGIRVARSAREAIRKNPKVDRAYRTSVGVVGGATTALGVIMMPLPGPGTLVTLGGLAILSTEFESAGKARDLGVKGAKKASEKVREWRERSS from the coding sequence ATGAGCGACGAGACCGAAAGGCCCAAGCAGAGCGCTTACGTGCATCCTGACGCGTCGGAAGCGGCGGGTTTGAATGAGGGACCTGCTGCTCCTAAGACCCCGGGTCTCGGGATACGCGTTGCCAGGTCCGCGCGCGAGGCCATAAGAAAGAATCCCAAAGTTGATCGTGCCTACCGCACGTCGGTGGGAGTAGTGGGCGGTGCTACTACTGCCCTGGGCGTGATCATGATGCCGTTGCCGGGTCCCGGAACGCTGGTGACTCTCGGGGGACTCGCGATTCTTTCGACTGAGTTCGAGTCGGCAGGCAAGGCCAGAGACCTCGGGGTGAAGGGCGCCAAGAAGGCATCCGAAAAGGTTAGGGAATGGCGGGAGCGAAGTAGCTAA
- a CDS encoding metal ABC transporter substrate-binding protein: MNSVRNNAIVASGKAWKVSAPAAESNVGGSIVTRSGSSFGRGVRRALALAGGSIATLAMVAGCSSGTSSQLGGDAEQSITPEAEGDRPVVVVSSYPLAFLASSVAGDDAVVEDMSANAGDAHHLELSPSQVNEISKANLALYIGEGFQPAMEQAISVAGIEGMDVLSAIPNAEVIAGDPHVWLDPMISADIADAIAEKLSEENPAAADTYRQNAETLRKALEEQDGEYRTVLANCDGETLLTSHEAFGYLAARYGLEQVGVLGVDPDAEPSPARINEVLALIQDRGITTLFVEPTTAHSHGAAEPDHENGNESVGESVHEEEDHDHIHLTEEQTTAISQALGIPALLLDPMEVQVDPEHDFLTVMHMNLHALADGLSCAVSVH; encoded by the coding sequence TTGAATAGCGTTCGCAATAACGCTATTGTTGCTTCTGGTAAAGCGTGGAAAGTTTCGGCTCCCGCAGCGGAAAGCAACGTTGGAGGTTCAATAGTGACTAGGTCGGGTTCAAGTTTCGGTCGAGGGGTGAGGCGCGCCTTGGCGCTCGCGGGCGGTTCTATCGCGACATTGGCAATGGTCGCGGGGTGCTCTTCCGGAACGTCCTCGCAGTTAGGGGGAGACGCCGAGCAATCGATAACCCCTGAAGCGGAGGGCGACCGCCCGGTCGTTGTCGTCTCCTCTTACCCGCTGGCATTCCTTGCTTCCTCAGTCGCTGGTGACGACGCGGTAGTTGAAGATATGTCGGCTAATGCTGGCGATGCGCATCATTTGGAACTCTCCCCGTCCCAGGTAAATGAGATATCCAAGGCGAATCTGGCCCTCTATATCGGTGAGGGATTTCAGCCAGCGATGGAACAGGCGATCAGCGTGGCTGGTATCGAGGGGATGGACGTTCTTTCTGCGATTCCTAACGCTGAAGTAATTGCTGGCGATCCACACGTGTGGCTGGATCCGATGATCTCGGCGGATATTGCCGATGCCATTGCTGAGAAGCTCTCTGAAGAGAATCCCGCCGCCGCAGACACCTATAGGCAGAATGCTGAGACTCTTCGGAAAGCGCTTGAGGAGCAGGATGGTGAGTATCGGACCGTTCTTGCGAACTGCGACGGTGAAACCCTTCTAACCTCGCACGAAGCCTTCGGCTACCTGGCTGCTCGGTACGGGCTTGAGCAGGTGGGTGTCCTAGGAGTTGACCCGGACGCGGAGCCTTCACCCGCACGGATCAACGAGGTCTTGGCCCTGATCCAGGATCGAGGAATAACCACCCTGTTTGTCGAACCTACCACTGCCCATTCGCACGGCGCGGCGGAGCCCGATCACGAGAACGGTAATGAGTCTGTTGGCGAGAGCGTTCACGAGGAAGAGGACCACGATCATATCCACTTGACTGAGGAACAGACAACGGCGATCTCCCAGGCCTTGGGGATTCCCGCTTTGCTCCTCGATCCCATGGAGGTGCAGGTTGATCCCGAACATGATTTTCTGACAGTGATGCACATGAACCTTCACGCGTTGGCAGATGGACTGTCCTGCGCGGTGAGCGTTCACTAA
- a CDS encoding Fic family protein, with translation MSIWWPQFDDVQAWLVTGGYVSRDWGLLAACIDRPLTTLAGEEMYPTIWTKVAALLDSVERNHPLIDGNKRLGFLLASLVLNSNGIGDRIVSDNQWYELIFAVASDHLEVDEIANRLQTMLNPS, from the coding sequence ATGAGTATTTGGTGGCCTCAATTCGATGACGTCCAAGCATGGCTCGTCACTGGCGGATACGTGTCACGAGACTGGGGTCTTCTAGCCGCATGCATCGACAGGCCGTTGACAACCTTGGCGGGCGAAGAAATGTATCCAACCATCTGGACCAAGGTGGCGGCACTCCTAGATTCGGTGGAACGCAATCACCCGTTGATCGACGGCAACAAGCGCCTGGGATTCTTGCTGGCGAGCTTAGTGCTAAACAGCAACGGCATAGGCGACCGAATCGTCAGCGATAACCAGTGGTACGAACTGATCTTCGCCGTAGCCTCGGACCACCTAGAAGTGGACGAGATCGCGAATCGACTGCAGACGATGCTCAACCCAAGCTAG
- the nrdF gene encoding class 1b ribonucleoside-diphosphate reductase subunit beta produces MAENKAEIFEAINWNKIEDDKDLEVWDRLTGNFWLPEKVPVSNDLPSWATLNAAEKQMTNRVFTGLTLLDTLQGTVGAVSLIPDAITPHEEAVYTNIAFMESVHAKSYSSIFSTLLSTAEINETFRWGETNEELQRKAEIINSYYVADDPQKKKIASTMLESFLFYSGFYAPMYWASHGKLTNTADIIRLIIRDEAVHGYYIGYKYQVGNRSASQERLEELKDFTFSLLYELYENEEKYTADLYDELGLTEDVKKFLRYQGNKALMNLGYEALFPADETNVNPAILAALSPNADENHDFFSGSGSSYVIGEIVETEDEDWDF; encoded by the coding sequence GTGGCGGAGAACAAGGCCGAGATCTTTGAAGCGATCAACTGGAACAAGATCGAGGATGACAAGGACCTTGAGGTCTGGGATCGTCTGACAGGCAACTTCTGGCTTCCGGAAAAGGTACCGGTTTCGAACGACCTGCCTTCGTGGGCGACCTTGAACGCCGCAGAGAAACAGATGACGAATCGGGTTTTCACCGGCCTGACATTGCTTGACACCCTTCAGGGGACCGTCGGTGCGGTTAGCCTGATTCCCGATGCGATCACACCGCACGAAGAGGCGGTCTACACGAACATTGCTTTCATGGAGTCCGTGCATGCGAAGTCGTACTCGTCGATCTTCTCGACACTACTGTCAACGGCAGAGATCAACGAGACATTCCGCTGGGGAGAGACCAACGAGGAACTCCAGCGTAAGGCGGAGATCATCAACTCGTACTACGTTGCCGATGATCCGCAGAAGAAGAAAATCGCGTCCACAATGTTGGAGTCCTTCCTCTTCTATTCCGGTTTCTACGCGCCCATGTACTGGGCTTCGCATGGCAAACTGACGAACACTGCGGACATCATTCGCTTGATTATTAGGGACGAGGCGGTGCACGGATATTACATCGGTTACAAATACCAGGTGGGTAACCGAAGTGCTTCGCAGGAGCGTCTTGAGGAGCTTAAGGACTTCACTTTCTCGTTGCTCTATGAGCTGTATGAGAACGAGGAAAAGTACACGGCAGATCTTTACGACGAACTCGGATTGACCGAGGACGTGAAGAAGTTCCTGCGGTACCAGGGGAACAAGGCGTTGATGAACCTGGGGTACGAGGCGCTCTTCCCCGCGGATGAGACCAACGTGAATCCGGCGATCCTTGCGGCGCTATCCCCGAACGCAGATGAGAATCATGACTTCTTCTCCGGCTCGGGATCTTCGTACGTAATCGGCGAAATAGTCGAAACGGAAGACGAGGATTGGGACTTCTAG
- a CDS encoding ATP-binding protein codes for MSTQRQGRSAWRVVALVSLPVIATVTLLRVFAWDPGSAGTVVILVAWTLLCLVLGPLLRLRPSSRPRKMTDPGSYRDELRELTRSRRDIVQAFEIERRRIERDLHDGAQQYIVAASMQVGEASLLLDDVRESQTCDGDENSREALDDAASLLLKAQDTVDAALTELRRTVAGIHPKVLSDIGLEAAVRDIASRCGLEVMVRVPHPLPDMPEGVVAAAYFLVSEALTNVAKHAPGASVTVLLAADQYLQVSVVDTGPGGAKLRSGHGLAGMRERLLAFGGTLQVSSPVGGPTTVSTHLPLLLYEGEPSVVLPSEADPRIGESE; via the coding sequence GTGTCCACGCAACGTCAAGGTCGTTCGGCGTGGCGGGTTGTTGCCCTCGTTTCGCTCCCCGTCATCGCAACCGTGACGCTGCTCAGGGTATTTGCATGGGACCCGGGCAGTGCGGGAACGGTTGTGATTCTCGTGGCTTGGACACTACTTTGCCTGGTGCTTGGGCCGCTGTTGCGGCTGCGGCCGTCATCCAGGCCCAGGAAAATGACGGACCCTGGGTCTTACCGAGATGAGCTTCGTGAACTGACACGCAGTCGCCGCGATATTGTCCAAGCGTTCGAGATCGAACGCAGGCGAATCGAGCGCGATCTTCACGACGGCGCGCAACAGTACATCGTCGCCGCTTCAATGCAGGTTGGCGAGGCGAGTCTGCTTTTGGACGACGTGCGCGAAAGTCAAACCTGTGACGGTGACGAGAACTCCCGTGAAGCTCTGGATGACGCAGCTTCGCTACTGCTGAAAGCCCAAGATACGGTGGATGCGGCACTGACCGAACTGCGTCGAACCGTCGCGGGCATCCACCCGAAAGTGCTAAGTGACATCGGTCTTGAAGCGGCGGTGCGAGACATCGCGTCGCGCTGCGGATTGGAGGTGATGGTACGTGTTCCCCACCCTCTTCCAGATATGCCGGAGGGGGTCGTGGCAGCGGCGTACTTCCTCGTATCCGAAGCTCTCACTAACGTTGCTAAGCACGCGCCGGGCGCCTCGGTCACCGTTTTGCTCGCGGCAGACCAGTATCTTCAAGTGAGTGTCGTGGACACCGGTCCCGGTGGAGCTAAGCTGCGTTCGGGGCACGGATTGGCGGGGATGAGGGAGCGTCTGCTCGCCTTCGGAGGAACGCTCCAGGTGTCGAGTCCAGTGGGAGGGCCAACCACCGTATCTACTCACTTGCCGTTGCTGTTGTATGAGGGTGAGCCGTCCGTTGTACTACCGTCCGAGGCCGATCCGCGTATTGGGGAGAGCGAATGA
- a CDS encoding IS1634 family transposase → MSPFLRKVKAASGATAVQIVEKRAGRRKILEYLGSAHTEVELAALLRVGNAKLHEGQDVLDLGLDGTGVSIVADGVVRGSRSVLLTDVITVVWQRLGFETIGDEAFFQLVLVRLVEPTSRLDSIWVINELGLDARHRNTYGEVLQRSLADNYRAIIANACFDYVYARAGGDVSLLLYDVTTLFFQAEEEDEFRKPGYSKERRIDPQIVVGLLVDRTGFPLEIQCFEGNKVETQTLIPVIKGFQARHGIEDMVVVADAGMLSNENLTALEAEHLRFIVGSRMTKAPHDLAKHFHWNGTLFADGQIIDTVTAKRGHGQQGRLATRAESVSGVSSLQWWRLPPGHARGARVGPREAPSALAGHLALLSVPRPA, encoded by the coding sequence GTGTCTCCGTTTCTGCGTAAGGTGAAGGCCGCCTCGGGTGCGACGGCGGTCCAGATCGTTGAGAAGAGGGCCGGGCGACGGAAGATCCTTGAGTATCTGGGGTCGGCGCATACGGAAGTGGAGCTTGCCGCACTGTTGCGTGTGGGCAATGCGAAGCTCCACGAGGGCCAGGATGTGCTTGATCTTGGCCTGGATGGCACAGGGGTGTCGATCGTCGCGGATGGAGTGGTGCGGGGCTCCCGCAGCGTGTTGTTGACTGATGTGATCACTGTGGTGTGGCAGCGCCTGGGGTTCGAGACGATCGGTGATGAAGCATTCTTCCAACTGGTCCTGGTGCGGTTAGTGGAGCCGACCTCGAGACTGGACAGTATCTGGGTCATTAACGAGCTTGGGCTGGACGCTAGACATCGCAACACCTATGGCGAGGTATTACAACGCTCCTTAGCCGATAACTATCGGGCGATCATTGCGAACGCCTGCTTCGATTACGTCTATGCCCGTGCTGGCGGGGACGTGAGCCTGCTTCTTTACGATGTCACAACTTTGTTTTTCCAGGCCGAGGAAGAGGACGAGTTCAGGAAGCCTGGCTATTCGAAAGAACGCCGGATTGACCCCCAGATCGTGGTTGGTTTGCTGGTAGATCGCACTGGTTTCCCGCTGGAGATCCAATGCTTCGAGGGCAACAAGGTCGAGACCCAGACGCTGATCCCGGTGATTAAGGGCTTCCAGGCCCGGCATGGGATCGAGGACATGGTCGTGGTCGCTGACGCCGGGATGCTGTCGAACGAGAACCTCACCGCGTTAGAGGCCGAGCATCTGCGGTTCATCGTCGGCTCGCGCATGACAAAAGCCCCTCACGATCTGGCTAAGCACTTCCATTGGAATGGGACTTTGTTCGCCGACGGTCAGATTATTGACACTGTGACTGCGAAACGTGGCCATGGTCAACAGGGCCGCCTGGCCACGCGCGCGGAGTCCGTGTCTGGGGTGTCTTCCCTCCAGTGGTGGCGTCTGCCGCCTGGCCACGCGCGCGGAGCCCGTGTGGGACCGCGAGAAGCACCCAGCGCATTGGCAGGCCATCTGGCACTACTCAGCGTCCCGCGCCCGGCGTGA
- a CDS encoding response regulator transcription factor, whose product MKLVVADDSALLREGLVGLLERRGHRVIAEASNAVELEALVNRHMEEDRIDVVLTDVRMPPQMKDDGLKAAMALRARYPQLGVLVLSQYVAPAYATELFAAPTVLEPPGGGVGYLLKDRISRVADFMHSLGIVAGGGVVVDPEVAAHLMRGKRSALDALTPRELEVLELMASGLSNQQISEKLFISSGAVAKHVANVFAKLNLGPGEENRRVRAVLAYLTERSEI is encoded by the coding sequence ATGAAACTTGTCGTGGCTGACGATTCGGCGCTGTTGCGCGAAGGGCTGGTGGGCCTGCTAGAGCGTCGCGGACACCGGGTGATCGCGGAAGCCTCAAATGCTGTGGAACTAGAAGCTCTGGTTAACAGACATATGGAAGAGGACCGCATTGACGTTGTGCTCACCGATGTCCGGATGCCCCCGCAGATGAAGGATGATGGGTTGAAGGCGGCGATGGCTCTGCGGGCGCGGTACCCGCAACTAGGTGTTCTAGTACTTTCTCAGTACGTTGCACCCGCGTACGCGACCGAGCTTTTCGCAGCCCCCACTGTACTGGAGCCACCCGGAGGTGGAGTGGGGTACCTTCTGAAGGATCGGATTTCGCGAGTTGCGGACTTCATGCACTCGCTGGGAATAGTGGCAGGCGGAGGAGTCGTGGTCGATCCGGAGGTTGCAGCGCATCTGATGCGAGGCAAACGTTCGGCGCTCGATGCCTTGACACCGCGTGAGCTTGAGGTTCTTGAGCTTATGGCCTCTGGCCTTTCTAACCAGCAGATCTCGGAGAAGCTCTTTATTTCGTCCGGCGCTGTCGCAAAGCATGTTGCGAATGTTTTCGCAAAGCTCAACTTGGGTCCTGGCGAGGAGAACCGACGTGTTCGGGCCGTTCTTGCGTACCTGACAGAGCGTTCGGAGATTTAG
- a CDS encoding FtsX-like permease family protein, protein MRNAIKLAPRLAVERLRSHQGSAILDVFAVIAFTVATLLALTVSGGTWVFVNWHIHGNPEMMANFGDAATMVDQQFTSFYVVLAVIACALVVVPILSLGGAAARLGARGRSSRLASLRLVGMTGSEVVAMSVVETTFQALVGMVFGTLAWLASLPLWSLVSFQTVHLNPTDMRGPWWLWLAVWGIMLILAVSSTIIGLRRVRISPLGVANRQTPPAMKSWRFWVFVLAVVVATVLVTNGNAMAQGIVMGVLVIGGLITVLMLVINLMGPWLIQMIARIRAKTNSVPTLLASRRVADDPKAAWRNVSALSLIGFIAAFTLMMPTNDMAAEDDVVYRTMLVDLRTGVLITVGIGLVVAAVSTLISQSSSVIDRADEERSMDRMGIPRSVFSKMRRRQVLLPLLVTLAISIGLGLLMASPFMSMVSPSSPMMLAGVAIAGIALSLLAAEACRPVLNTVLGQTKRRND, encoded by the coding sequence ATGAGGAACGCGATCAAACTGGCTCCCCGTCTCGCCGTCGAACGTCTCCGAAGCCACCAGGGCAGTGCAATCCTAGATGTCTTTGCCGTCATTGCCTTCACGGTCGCAACCCTGCTCGCCCTCACAGTCTCAGGGGGCACATGGGTATTTGTGAACTGGCACATCCACGGCAATCCCGAAATGATGGCGAACTTCGGAGATGCGGCCACGATGGTCGATCAACAGTTCACCAGTTTTTATGTAGTTTTGGCAGTAATCGCCTGCGCGCTAGTTGTCGTTCCTATCCTCTCCCTGGGAGGTGCGGCAGCACGGCTGGGCGCACGGGGCCGCTCATCACGGCTAGCGTCTTTGCGACTAGTCGGAATGACGGGATCTGAAGTAGTCGCAATGTCAGTTGTGGAAACCACGTTTCAAGCCTTAGTCGGCATGGTATTTGGAACCCTTGCGTGGCTCGCATCCCTGCCGCTTTGGTCCCTGGTGAGCTTCCAGACTGTACATCTGAACCCGACCGACATGAGGGGACCGTGGTGGCTGTGGCTGGCCGTGTGGGGCATCATGCTGATACTCGCCGTGAGCTCGACGATTATTGGGCTGCGTCGCGTGCGAATCTCTCCCCTCGGCGTAGCCAACCGACAGACACCGCCAGCAATGAAATCCTGGAGATTCTGGGTCTTCGTGCTTGCAGTCGTTGTGGCAACGGTCTTGGTGACCAACGGCAACGCCATGGCCCAAGGAATAGTCATGGGCGTACTGGTGATTGGGGGACTGATCACGGTTCTGATGCTCGTAATAAATCTGATGGGTCCGTGGCTGATACAGATGATCGCCAGAATTCGCGCCAAGACCAACTCGGTTCCAACACTGCTCGCATCGCGTCGCGTCGCGGACGATCCAAAAGCGGCATGGCGGAACGTCTCTGCACTGTCTCTTATTGGATTCATCGCAGCTTTCACACTGATGATGCCGACGAACGACATGGCAGCAGAGGATGACGTGGTGTACCGAACGATGCTTGTTGACCTAAGAACCGGCGTGCTAATCACGGTCGGTATCGGACTCGTTGTAGCGGCAGTATCAACACTTATTTCACAGTCGTCCTCGGTGATCGATCGGGCGGACGAGGAACGATCCATGGATCGCATGGGTATTCCGCGCTCCGTCTTCTCAAAGATGCGCAGGCGTCAAGTGTTGCTCCCCCTTTTGGTCACATTGGCAATCTCCATTGGACTCGGCCTTCTGATGGCTTCGCCGTTCATGTCAATGGTTTCGCCATCTAGCCCGATGATGCTTGCGGGAGTAGCGATAGCGGGAATCGCACTGTCTTTACTGGCGGCGGAGGCATGCCGGCCGGTACTGAATACCGTGCTGGGTCAAACAAAGAGGCGCAACGACTAG
- a CDS encoding ABC transporter ATP-binding protein, whose amino-acid sequence MNDTEIYREAAPAGGRGDLAGFNLTKNYGAVRALAGVTLVVPKGQSVAIMGPSGSGKSTLLHVISGILKPDSGEVVLSGRSISDLSDSDRSRLRREQFGFVFQDGQLLPELPARENVALPLMINGVGRKDALTAADTWLERLGLAGMGSRRPGEMSGGQAQRVAIARALVHNPAVVFADEPTGALDQATGHEVMQILTTATKMAGASLILVTHDPKVAAWCERLVEIRDARIHDDRTLGGEAR is encoded by the coding sequence ATGAACGACACTGAGATCTATCGTGAGGCCGCCCCCGCAGGAGGCCGCGGCGACCTTGCGGGCTTCAACCTGACCAAGAACTATGGAGCAGTCCGAGCCCTCGCCGGGGTAACGCTTGTGGTCCCTAAGGGGCAGAGCGTTGCAATCATGGGGCCATCGGGTTCGGGCAAATCGACTCTGCTGCACGTGATATCCGGAATTCTGAAACCGGACAGTGGTGAGGTCGTCCTCTCGGGACGCTCCATTTCTGACCTGTCAGACTCCGACCGTTCTCGTCTTCGCCGAGAGCAGTTCGGCTTCGTGTTTCAAGACGGACAGCTACTGCCAGAACTTCCTGCCCGCGAAAACGTGGCCCTCCCCCTAATGATCAACGGTGTAGGACGCAAAGATGCTCTGACTGCGGCCGACACCTGGCTGGAGCGATTGGGACTAGCCGGGATGGGATCCAGACGTCCGGGTGAGATGTCCGGCGGCCAAGCTCAGAGGGTCGCAATTGCGCGAGCTCTAGTGCACAACCCAGCCGTGGTGTTCGCGGACGAACCGACCGGCGCTCTTGACCAGGCAACCGGTCACGAGGTAATGCAAATCCTCACTACCGCCACCAAAATGGCAGGGGCCAGCCTGATCCTGGTGACTCACGATCCGAAGGTTGCCGCCTGGTGCGAACGGCTTGTTGAGATCCGTGATGCGCGAATCCATGACGACCGCACGCTCGGGGGCGAAGCGCGATGA
- a CDS encoding YxeA family protein, with protein sequence MSNSSSGAKNLGKTIVLVALVAIVAVGAYFGKTYYDDRYVGETFYAQVPLNEPVTVHDLYDAEGNPVDKGYTYSLTGVSEKGEQRLLEFDLHSSNPADLYQPGTYLRAKASNQLVVHQEAIDESQVPDTVLKNLAG encoded by the coding sequence ATGAGCAACAGCAGCAGCGGGGCCAAAAACCTCGGAAAAACTATCGTCCTGGTCGCACTGGTCGCGATCGTTGCGGTAGGGGCCTACTTCGGTAAGACCTACTACGACGATCGCTACGTGGGTGAAACCTTCTACGCGCAGGTGCCACTTAACGAGCCAGTTACCGTGCATGATCTGTATGACGCAGAAGGAAACCCCGTAGACAAGGGCTACACCTACTCTCTAACGGGAGTGAGTGAAAAGGGAGAACAAAGACTACTCGAGTTCGATCTGCACTCCTCGAATCCTGCAGATCTTTATCAGCCGGGCACCTATTTGAGGGCCAAGGCTAGTAACCAACTCGTAGTGCACCAGGAAGCTATTGATGAATCCCAGGTGCCGGACACAGTTCTCAAAAACCTGGCTGGCTAA